ACGCGAGAAAGGCCTCAAGGAGCCAGATATACCCGCTCTCCCGCAGGACATCATCGACCGTACAAGCAAACTTTATGTCAGCATGTACGAGAGGATAACAGGCGAGAAGTTCTGATCAGATAAGCTGAACGAGGACCACGGCTTCTCCGAAGGGACACTCGGTGTCGCCCTCCACGGCCTTGACGGTGAGCTTCTCTCCGGAGATGCCCGACGGGGGGTGGCACCTGAACCAGTTATCGCAGCCCTTCATTTTGCAGTCTATCTCCTGGAAAGTGACCTTTCCGCCCTCGATGGCGTTCTTCTTGAGCATCGCAGCAGGTATGCCGATCTTTTCGACCTCGACAACTTTCAGCTTCTCCCCTGTTTCGGGACAGTCGTGGATCTGCGTCCTCAGCGCTTTGACCCTGTACAGCGCGCCTCTCTCCAAGTTCAGACATACGCTCTTGAGCCTGCATTCCCTGCATCCGTCCATCGGTCCCAGGTAGTAGAAGGAGAATCCTTCTTTGGCGGATTTCTCAGATATGAATGTGATAGTGACCATTTTATGACCTCAGATTACGCCGGTGGCCTCGGCAACCTTGGTCGCCGTCTCGTGGTTGATCCCGTTGCCAAGGATGGTGAATCTGTCTTTGCGTATTCCCGCGGCCGCGGTCAGCGCTTCGACGACATCCTCGTCCTTGAGCCCGATCTGCTTTCCCGTGGTAGGCGCGCCGATGTTGTCCAACGCGTCCCTTATGACCTTCCAGTCCCCGCCGTGCAGGTACATCATCATGATAGACCCGACCCCGCACTGCTCTCCGTGCATGGCCCTTCCCGGGTACATTATATCGATGGCGTGGGAGAACATGTGCTCCGAACCGCTCGTGGGCCTGGAGCTTCCGGCCACGCTCATAGAAATTCCCGAGATTATTATCGGCCTCAGAGCTATCCAGACGCTCTCCTCGAGGTCTGGGCGTATAAGCTTTGAGTTCTCCATTATAGTCTCCGCGGCATACAGCGAGAGAGAGTATGCGGAACGGCTGAAATCTTCGTTCCTGAGCCTTCTTGCGAACTCCCAGTCCTTGAGTGCCGTGAAATTTGAAAGAACATCTGCACATCCGGCGGCCAGGAACCTGTACGGAGATTGGCATATGACGTGCGTGTCAGCGAGAACTCCCAAAGGGGAGACGGCAGAAACGGACTGCGGGCCCATGTCCATTTTGAGCGTGGCGCGGTCCGAGGCCATCCCGTCGTGGGCGGCGTTCGTAGGTATGCTTATGAACGGTATGCCGAGGTCCTTGGATGCTATCTTTGACAGATCTATTTTGCTTCCGCCGCCGACGGCCAGTATAAAGGTGGACTTGGTCTCTTTGGCAGCCTTTTTGACTTCTTCGAGACTGTCGAGCGTCGCGTTCCCCGTCTTCAAAACGCTGACATCGTACTTGCCGGACATGTATTCCTCGATGACGTTTCCTGCCACGGAGTAGGTGTTCCCTCCGGTTACGATCAGTCCTGTTTTTCCAAACCTGAACGAATCGCACATTTCAGGCAATTTGTCAAGGACGTCGTGGCCGATCAGGACGCTTCTCGGAAATTCCATTATCTTGGCTTTATCAAAGGCATCCATATTCTTTCGTCCCTTAACATGATAATCTGAAACATATAAAAGGAACACACCGATAATAAGTCGTGAAAAGGAAGGTTTTGATAATCTGCGCCTGCGGAAGCAAAAAAGGATTCACATATACTATGTGCTCCGAGGCCCGGAACGGATTTCTGGCCGAGGGTTTTGACGTCGAGGTTGTTTATCCGATCAACATGGACATCTCCCACTGCACCGGATGCGGTTCCTGCGAGGGCGGCGGAGTTTGTATCATAGACGACGATATGCAACGGATCTATGATTCCTTCGCGACCTCCGACGTCGTCATAATGTGTACCCCGATTCATTACAGCGGCCCTTCCTCGGTGATAAAGACGGTCATAGATCGGTTCCAAACATTATGGCCCCGCGGATCTTCCGGGCCCGGTTACATGGCCTGCATGATGTGCGGAGGGGATGTGCAACCCGAATTCAGGGGTGCCATGTATGTCTTCAAAGCGCTTTCAATAACGGCAGGATCGAAATGGCTCGGAGAGCTAAAGATATCGGGAACGGACACCAGGTCCCCCTCCGACATAAAGGACGAATGCAGGACATTCGTGTCATCCATAGCGTCCGCGGCAGCTTCCGGAAAGGATATGTGCCAGATGTCCGGAGTTAACAACGGTTGATAACGTTATGCGTTCCATGGAAAGTATTATACGGTCTTAAACAGAGTTCACACCGAGGTTAAAAATGGCAAAATTCAGAGCTGTATATCATTGCAAGAAATGCGGGAACTACGTCGAGGTCCTTTACGAGGGAAAAGGATCGCTTTCATGCTGCGACCAAGAAATGGAGCTCGTCGAGATCAAATCTGCCGACTTCGCGCTCGAGAAGCACGTACCGTACATCGAGAAGAAGGACGGAGGAGTACTCGTGAAGGTCGGAAAGGAGACAGCCCATCCGATGACTCCCGAGCACTACATAATCCATATCGAAATATGTGCGGACGGGATGCTGATGCGCCACTACCTGAAGCCCGGAGACAAGCCCGAGGCCTTCTTCAAGACCGACGCCAAGGTGATAACCGCAAGGGAACTCTGCAACGTGCACGGGGTCTGGAAATCCAACCAGTGACCGTAACAAAAACTTCTTCCAAACTTCTTCCCATTTCTATGCAAATGTGTTATATCATCTATGCCCGATTACCGTCCGTTCGGGAGTATATCTGATGGCAAAGAAGGAGATAAACAGCAACGCCAAGGCGAAAGAGAGGCACGCCGCCATAGCCGCAAGCCGTCGTAAGGAAGAGCTCGATAGGAAGAACCAGCTTTCCGACAATAAATACCGCAACAAAGCAACGGTCAAGAAGCACCGCGAAAAGATCAGAGAGCTCCCAAAGGAAGATCGCGCGGCGGCGAAGGAAGAGCTGCACAAGTTCATCGAAGACCTGAAGGAACAGGAGGCTGCGGACAAAGAAGCCTTTGCGGCCATGGTAAAAGAGAGGAAGGAGAAAGAACGCAAGCGCGACTGAAAGTCCATCTTCTTGCAATGCCACATGGGGCGGGGCAACCTAATATTTATATACCGTCTTCTTAATTAGAAATCAACCGTCACAGGTCATCAAATGATCTTCGCACAGCACGCCGGACTTCTACTTATTGGGTAAGTCAGTGCAAGCTTTGACGGTTTGGTGGTTTTTATGAGAACTAAACAAACCAGTGTAAGCGCTAGGGATATGGAAAAAATGCTCGCCGTGAGCCCATACAACAGGATCGCGCTCGAGGGCACTGAGCACATCGAAGGCGTCATGATATTCGACACCACCCTGAGGGATGGAGAACAGGCCCCCGGGATCGCGATGGGCCCCGAGGACAAGATCCGTATAGCCATGGCACTGGACGACCTCGGTGTCGACATGATAGAGGCGGGTTTCGCCGCTTCTTCCGAGGCGGAGAAGGACACCCTCAAGAAGATCGCGGCCCGCAGGCTGGACGCCCAGGTGTACAGCCTGGCCCGCAGCATCAGGTCGGATATAGATGCGGTCATAGACACAGGGCTGGACTCCATTCACACGTTCATAGCCACTTCAGACCTGCATATGAAGTACAAGCTGAAGATGACTCCCGAGCAGGTCAAGGAGAAGGCGGTGCAGACCGTCGAATACGCCAAAGACCATGGTCTGAAGGTCCAGTTCTCCTGCGAAGATGCCACCCGCAGCAACCTGGATTTCATGAAGGAGGTGCTGGTGGCCGTACAGGGCGCCCATGTGGATTCGATCAACATACCGGACACGGTGGGAGTCATCACCCCGAGGGCGATGTCCTATCTGATATCGGAGATCAGGAAGGTCGTGAAGGTGCCCATCGCGGTGCACTGTCACAACGACATGGGGCTGGCAGTGGCCAACTCCATCGCGGCCGTAGAGGCGGGAGCCAGGATCTGTCACGTCTGCGTCAACGGAATAGGCGAGAGAACGGGCAATGCGTCGCTGGAAGAGGTGGCCCTGAACATGTTCGCAAATTACGGTATCGAAACCATAGACCTGTCCAAGATAGGGCAGACCTCCAAACTGGTGGAGCGCATCACAGGCTTCCCCATCGCGTACAACAAGCCGATAGTCGGGCGCAACGCCTTTGCCCATGAATCCGGAATACATGTTCACGGGGTCATGAGCAACACCGCAACGTACGAACCGTTCCTGCCGGAACTGGTGGGGGTCGACAGGCGCATCGTCATCGGAAAGCACTCGGGAATACACTCGGTACAGGGAAGGCTGGACGAGCTGGGCATAAAGTTCCCGGAGGACCACATGACCGAACTGATGGCCGCCGTCAAGGAGATGGCCGTCGGCGGAAAGCAGATCGACGACGCCGAGCTGATGACCATAGCGGACCACATCATGTGGAAGAAAGTCATAACCGACAGAGCAGTGAGCCTGGAGGAGTTCGCGGTCTTCACCGGGAAAGATATAACATCTACCGCCACTGTGACCGTCGATATCGCGGGCGAGAGAAGGACCGTGTCTGAGACGGGCGTCGGTCCGGTCGACGCATCGATCAAAGCCATAAGAAAGGCCGTCAACGACAAGATGTCCATGGAAGAATACAAGCTGAGCGCCATAACGGGAAAGAGCGACTCGATATGCGAGGTGACCGTAATGGTTAAGAACGTTCAGGGCGACGGGTCCCTGTCCGTCGGCAAGGCCGTCGGGCTGGATATCGTCGAGACGTCCGTGGATGCTACCATGGCCGCCATAAACAGAGATTATGCCAGACAGAGGAATGATAATGGGAAAGACAATTGCTGAGAAGATCCTCTCGGAAAAATCAGGTACGGACGCTTACGCGGGCCAGATCGTAGTAGCCAACGTGGACTATGTGATGGTCAACGACGTAACGGGACCGATAGCGTTCAGAGAATACGAGAAATTGAAGACGAAAGACCTCCGAAAGGACCGTCTGGTCCTGATACCGGACCACTATGTTCCCAACAAGGACATCCTCTCGGCCGAACAGGCGAAGGAGATGAGGGATTTCGCTTCGAAGCATGGGATCAAGAACTACTTCGAGGTCGGAAAGGGAGGCGTCTGCCACCAGGTCATGATCGAAGAAGGCTTCGCCGCGCCCGGGAGGCTGATTGTCGGAGCAGATTCCCATACATGCACTTACGGAGGCATAAACGCGTTCTCCACGGGCATCGGTTCGACGGAGGCATGCGCCGCGTTCACGACCGGGCGCCTCTGGTTCAAAGT
The DNA window shown above is from Methanomassiliicoccaceae archaeon and carries:
- a CDS encoding UPF0179 family protein; this encodes MVTITFISEKSAKEGFSFYYLGPMDGCRECRLKSVCLNLERGALYRVKALRTQIHDCPETGEKLKVVEVEKIGIPAAMLKKNAIEGGKVTFQEIDCKMKGCDNWFRCHPPSGISGEKLTVKAVEGDTECPFGEAVVLVQLI
- a CDS encoding NAD(P)-dependent glycerol-1-phosphate dehydrogenase, translating into MDAFDKAKIMEFPRSVLIGHDVLDKLPEMCDSFRFGKTGLIVTGGNTYSVAGNVIEEYMSGKYDVSVLKTGNATLDSLEEVKKAAKETKSTFILAVGGGSKIDLSKIASKDLGIPFISIPTNAAHDGMASDRATLKMDMGPQSVSAVSPLGVLADTHVICQSPYRFLAAGCADVLSNFTALKDWEFARRLRNEDFSRSAYSLSLYAAETIMENSKLIRPDLEESVWIALRPIIISGISMSVAGSSRPTSGSEHMFSHAIDIMYPGRAMHGEQCGVGSIMMMYLHGGDWKVIRDALDNIGAPTTGKQIGLKDEDVVEALTAAAGIRKDRFTILGNGINHETATKVAEATGVI
- a CDS encoding flavodoxin family protein, which gives rise to MKRKVLIICACGSKKGFTYTMCSEARNGFLAEGFDVEVVYPINMDISHCTGCGSCEGGGVCIIDDDMQRIYDSFATSDVVIMCTPIHYSGPSSVIKTVIDRFQTLWPRGSSGPGYMACMMCGGDVQPEFRGAMYVFKALSITAGSKWLGELKISGTDTRSPSDIKDECRTFVSSIASAAASGKDMCQMSGVNNG
- a CDS encoding desulfoferrodoxin, yielding MAKFRAVYHCKKCGNYVEVLYEGKGSLSCCDQEMELVEIKSADFALEKHVPYIEKKDGGVLVKVGKETAHPMTPEHYIIHIEICADGMLMRHYLKPGDKPEAFFKTDAKVITARELCNVHGVWKSNQ
- a CDS encoding 2-isopropylmalate synthase; protein product: MEKMLAVSPYNRIALEGTEHIEGVMIFDTTLRDGEQAPGIAMGPEDKIRIAMALDDLGVDMIEAGFAASSEAEKDTLKKIAARRLDAQVYSLARSIRSDIDAVIDTGLDSIHTFIATSDLHMKYKLKMTPEQVKEKAVQTVEYAKDHGLKVQFSCEDATRSNLDFMKEVLVAVQGAHVDSINIPDTVGVITPRAMSYLISEIRKVVKVPIAVHCHNDMGLAVANSIAAVEAGARICHVCVNGIGERTGNASLEEVALNMFANYGIETIDLSKIGQTSKLVERITGFPIAYNKPIVGRNAFAHESGIHVHGVMSNTATYEPFLPELVGVDRRIVIGKHSGIHSVQGRLDELGIKFPEDHMTELMAAVKEMAVGGKQIDDAELMTIADHIMWKKVITDRAVSLEEFAVFTGKDITSTATVTVDIAGERRTVSETGVGPVDASIKAIRKAVNDKMSMEEYKLSAITGKSDSICEVTVMVKNVQGDGSLSVGKAVGLDIVETSVDATMAAINRDYARQRNDNGKDNC